The genomic segment CTCTGGCCCGCGAAGACCTTCACGCCGAGCATCTTCGGATTCGAGTCGCGTCCGTTGCGCGACGAGCCGAGTCCCTTCTTGTGAGCCATCAGTCGCTCCCGCTCTTCGTGTCGTCGGTGTCGGCCTTCTTCTTCGCCGGGCGCCGCGAGAGCATCTTGACCTCGGTGATCTCGAGCTTCGTCAGCTCGGATCGGTGGCCCCTGCGCTTGCGCTGGCCGCTCTTCGGCTTGTAGGTGAAGATCCGCAGCTTCTCGCCGCGCACGTGCCCGGCGACCTTGGCCTCGACCTTGACCTTCTCGAGGTCGTCGCCCGCGATCACGACGTTGTCGTCGGAGCGGAACATGACCGGCCGCAGGGTGACCTTGTCACCCTCGTCGGCCTTGAGCCGGTCGACGGTCAGCTTCGTGCCCTGCTGGGCGCGGTACTGCTTGCCGCCGGTCTCGATTATCGCGTAGGTCTCGGCCATTCGGACGCGTGAGTGTAGCCAGCGCGGGCGCTAGGAACCGTCTGAATCCTGCGACCCGGCGCCCGAGCGGCTGCCGCGCCGCCCCCGCCCTCCGCGGCGGCCGCGACGGCGCCTCGAGCCGGACCCGTCGCCGTTGGAGTTGCCGTCAGAGGAGGTCTGCCCTCCGCCCGGCGCCGGCTCGGTCGGCGGGCCGTCGGGGTCGACGAGCGACGCCGTGGCCGAGGATCGCGCGACCGAGTCGATCCGCACCAGCCGGCGCTCGCCGACGTGGCGCCCGCCGCCAACCACGGAGACGATGTAGGCGTCGAGCCGCGCGATCGCGTCGTCGACGTCGTACATGTGCGGCTCCTCGATCGTGACGAGAACCTCCTCGCCGACCTGGAACGGCAGCGCGCGCTGCTCGATGTCCTCGCGGCTGCCCGAGTCGGAGACCTCGAACGTGTCGACCGGCAGCGCGTCGCCGCCCTCGAAGTGGAACCAGCGTCCGGACTCCTGCTCGAGCTCGAGCAGCCCGGAGTCCTCGCGCACCAGCTCGGCGGCGACCTTCGGGTTGACCCGGATCAGGAACGCCTCGTCCCCCGCCCGATTCGGGTCGTTGACGAGCTCGTGGAGCTTTCGCAGCACGTCGATGGCGACGGTCTCCTCGGAGGGAATAACGCCCTCGCCGTCGCACGTCGGGCACTTGCGGGTGAGGATCTCGCGGACGCCGTCGGTGACGTTCTGGCGCGTCATCTCGACGAGGCCGAGCGGCGAGACCTCCATCACGTAGGTCTTCGTGCGGTCCTCGTCGAGCGCCTTCTGGAGCGTCTTGAGGACCTGGTCGCGGTTCTTG from the Thermoleophilia bacterium SCSIO 60948 genome contains:
- the rplU gene encoding 50S ribosomal protein L21, producing the protein MAETYAIIETGGKQYRAQQGTKLTVDRLKADEGDKVTLRPVMFRSDDNVVIAGDDLEKVKVEAKVAGHVRGEKLRIFTYKPKSGQRKRRGHRSELTKLEITEVKMLSRRPAKKKADTDDTKSGSD